Proteins from a single region of Candidatus Bathyarchaeia archaeon:
- a CDS encoding RsmB/NOP family class I SAM-dependent RNA methyltransferase, producing the protein MPDSKLVERLRMAREALLLVLQGRSERSAVSRIASADPQVRPEKTSALVLVIDTLSRLDMLEKKIQTIFPGEKFGRRSLALFYLAAHLLFTDDTTAKADLVRALRRISSGLEGQRLEMLLGHLVADEAPDTSVVGTETERVGLRTHNPSWWVTYCFYQFGREVGLKILSPPLRPRYVRVNPLRNRGRVALPIELRKYSDQLVEADSGIRILSGSPSILAKYFDTGLFQMQDLASFFAVKAADPVPGEAVLDLCAAPGGKTATLAQFMKNRGRILSVDYSKNRMVSWSSETERLGVKIASSIVEDASNLGLDGEFDLVVVDPPCTGTGILDRNPRMKWHLSPKLLQKFSLLQSRILEESSRYTRPGGRILYCTCSLTLEENELVVSRFLSANTDFETRPILEGKGSPGLRGQTNCRRFYPHRDKTAGYFIAKLERVVHA; encoded by the coding sequence ATGCCCGACTCGAAACTTGTGGAGAGACTGCGCATGGCCCGAGAGGCTCTACTTCTTGTGTTGCAGGGAAGGAGTGAAAGGTCCGCAGTCTCGAGAATCGCTTCTGCTGATCCTCAAGTCCGGCCCGAGAAAACTTCGGCGCTTGTACTTGTCATCGATACGCTTTCGAGACTTGACATGCTGGAAAAAAAAATCCAGACGATATTTCCAGGCGAGAAATTTGGGAGGCGGAGCCTTGCTCTCTTCTATCTCGCTGCGCACCTCTTGTTCACGGACGATACTACTGCCAAGGCTGATTTGGTTCGCGCATTGAGGAGGATATCATCTGGACTCGAAGGTCAGAGGCTCGAAATGTTACTGGGCCACCTTGTAGCGGACGAAGCTCCTGATACTTCGGTTGTTGGCACCGAGACGGAGCGGGTGGGCCTCCGTACCCACAATCCATCCTGGTGGGTTACGTACTGCTTCTATCAGTTTGGTAGAGAAGTTGGTCTCAAGATCCTCTCGCCGCCGTTACGTCCTCGATACGTTAGGGTTAATCCGCTACGAAATCGTGGACGAGTTGCCCTTCCGATAGAGTTGAGAAAGTACTCGGATCAACTAGTAGAAGCCGATTCAGGCATTCGTATACTCAGTGGATCACCCTCGATCCTCGCGAAATACTTCGACACTGGACTCTTCCAGATGCAAGACCTGGCCTCTTTCTTTGCTGTCAAAGCCGCCGACCCAGTTCCCGGGGAAGCCGTCTTGGATCTCTGCGCCGCCCCCGGCGGTAAAACAGCGACGCTGGCCCAGTTCATGAAGAATCGCGGAAGAATCCTCTCAGTTGACTATTCCAAGAATAGAATGGTGTCGTGGAGTAGCGAGACGGAAAGACTCGGCGTAAAGATAGCGTCATCCATAGTTGAGGATGCATCAAATCTCGGCCTTGATGGAGAATTTGATCTCGTCGTTGTCGACCCACCCTGTACCGGAACAGGCATTCTTGACCGAAACCCTCGAATGAAATGGCATCTCTCTCCCAAGCTCCTCCAAAAATTCTCTCTTCTGCAATCTAGGATTCTTGAAGAGTCTTCAAGGTACACACGGCCAGGAGGGCGCATCCTATACTGTACGTGCAGCTTGACTCTTGAAGAGAACGAACTTGTAGTGTCAAGATTTCTATCCGCGAACACTGACTTCGAAACTCGCCCAATATTAGAAGGAAAGGGCTCACCGGGCCTCCGGGGCCAAACAAACTGTCGACGATTTTATCCTCACAGGGACAAGACCGCGGGATATTTCATCGCAAAGCTCGAGCGCGTCGTTCATGCCTAG